gatgcagtgcttGCACTGGCTCCCCTCATAGAcagggggttgttacactgttgtgtagatgcagtgcttGCACTGGCTCCCCTCATAGAcagggggttgttacactgttgtgtagatgcagtgcttgcactggcgcccctgatagacagggggttgttacactgttgtgtagatgcagtgcttgcactggctcccctgatagacagggggttgttacactgttgtgtagatgcagtgcttgcactggcgcccctgatagacagggggttgttacactgttgtgtagatgcagtgcttgcactggcgcccctgatagacagggggttgttacactgttgtgtagatgcagtgcttgcactggcgcccctgatagacagggggttgttacactgttgtgtagatgcagtgcttgcactggcgcccctgatagacagggggttgttacactgttgtgtagatgcagtgcttgcactggcgcccctgatagacagggggttgttacactgttgtgtagacgcagtgcttgcactggcgcccctgatagacagggggttgttacactgttgtgtagacgcagtgcttgcactggcacccctgatagacagggggttgttacactgttgtgtagatgcagtgcttgcactggcacccctgatagacagggggttgttacactgttgtgtagatgcagtgcttgcactggcgcccctgatagacagggggttgttacactgttgtgtagacGCAGCGCTTGCACTGGCACCCCTGATAGAcagggggttgttacactgttgtgtagacgcagtgcttgcactggcacccctgatagacagggggttgttacactgttgtgtagatgcagtgcttgcactggcacccctgatagacagggggttgttacactgttgtgtagacgcagtgcttgcactggcacccctgatagacagggggttgttacactgttgtgtagacgcagtgcttgcactggcgcccctgatagacagggggctgttacactgttgtgtagatgcagtgcttgcactggcacccctgatagacagggggttgttacactgttgtgtagatgcagtgcttgcactggcacccctgatagacagggggttgttacactgttgtgtagacGCAGCGCTTGCACTGGCACCCCTGATAGACAGGGGGctgttacactgttgtgtagacgcagtgcttgcactggcgcccctgatagacagggggttgttacactgttgtgtagatgcagtgcttGCACTGGCACCCCTCATAGAGAGAGCGGATTGCTTTACTGGTCTAGGGATTTGAGAGGGTCACAGGGTTTAATTACATCAGTTGCCCAGGATTGCCATAAACTGCACACCAGTGTGATTACACGAGACTGTGGTCAATTCCATTACACAGATAAGAGAGAATGATGACATGGCGAGCATCAATCATTCCTCTGTCTGCGTTTTGTCTTATTGAAAAAGCCTCTTGTTTCCTCTAATCTCACCTCTGTGCTCAATGGAGCACCCAGCGTCTGAGGGACTGAAATCAGGGAGAGAAACTACAGTGAAGTCTGTGCATATCCCCTttagtcactgtgtgcacaactgcaccatgttaagtttcctatccagatctattttataatatatatcccTAATGACATCTTCGATACAACGATCTATTTCCAGATCTTCTGTACCTGCTGCTGCTGGCTGTCTTTCTCGTCGCACTGATAGCTCTCATTTTGAATAGCCATGGTGGGGAGGGATGTATGTTACTGAGATAGACCCTGTAGTTTTTCTGTTGATATCTGTAAGAATGCTATCAGCGCTCCGCACAGTTTTTTGGCAACGGCCACATTTGTATATTTCTTAAGGTCAACGCTCTGATCATTCCTGTGACCTTTAactaattgcttttttttcaaattgagaAATAAAAGGACATTGATCGGGCAGAGTAAGACTTTAGTGACTTTATTTGTAAAGGAGACTCAAGTTGTTTCTTAATGTTGCTGATACAGTATTTATGCTGCATGCTGCGTTGCCTCAGGGAGATGTTGGGTACACCGATCGTCCATTCGTCGGCAGAATCCTCCGAGTTTTCCTAGAAAACCCTCACTTGACCTCAGATTGATCCACGCTGGTTGCAATCTGAGATGTTGCCGGAGTGGGAAAAGCCTGGCTAATCGGATCACAAAACACAAGCACAGCTGACGTGCTGGGAGGAAGAGATCAATCCTGTCCTTGAAAGAGGTTTAAACAGAAGTGGGCATGCCTCCTACAATACCTTTGGTAACGTGCAAATCAGTCCAAAGCCAATGTAAAAGGATCTGAGACGGTCTGAGGAGATGTGGCCAGACTAATGGGTGAGGAAGATAGCGAAGACGTTGAGCCCACCAGCAGTCATTCTGAGCTCTGTGACAGCGGCAGGGTTTCAGAGACGAGGGGAGATCTGTCTGCTTCAGGGTAGCAACAGACTATTGCAATCTACCCTGCTGTCAGCTGAACTGAATAGTGACAGAGGCTGTGTGAGAATTATGCAGGAGCTTATTAGGGATAGAAACAGAAATGTAAACCTTCATTCCTGCACCCTTAATTGAAAGGCTCAGAGGACCATTAGATGTTTTCATGGCCTATGGAAACGTCTCGGATCCTGCCCACCTCTGGCAAGCCTCCCAGCCCAGGCAGTGTGTTTGTAGCTTCTCTTGTGAGCGCATTAATAAACTGTGGAGTCTGAAAGACTCTGTGCTCATCCAGAGCCACTGCAGCCCCTCCACTGAGAGCTGTTCAAATTGCAGTACGTTCCACTTACTTTGAAAAGCagaattcattttaaatgcaaatatcGATTGAGATCAGTTGAGATAAATGAGAGAACAGGATCAAACTTTCATGCCAGGAAGAGTGTTTAAAcgtcacttttatttttttttattaatacctATTATAATTCTTCAGTGGGCTCTCTTCACAACACATTTTAAGGACCGTTTtgaggaatgttttgttaaggactgtttttgaaAACCAGGAATAAACTTCTCTAAACCTACTGAAAAAAGGCTTTGCGATTTGTAAGCTTAATTAATCAAAACCGTTTTTAATATCATAATTCCATTTGAAGGATCggatgtaaaaaacaaaacaagtgtttTCTTCGTTTTCTCTTTTTAATATACACCCTTGCCATCTGACATCTTCCAATATCTGCAGTAAAGAACGCTCCAGACCTCACTTCGGCTCGCTGTGCTTTGAGACCTCTCTCATGTTTCTTCTGCTCGGACCTTGTCCCACAATGCACTGGGTTCGAATACATTCATACCTCTGTCAAGCGTGCTTAGTGCTGAGTGTTCCAGTTGggcacttttttaaaataagacCTTTAGTCTTTCCACCCTATTTCCTTCGgttcttttttgtctttttgcTCAGTGACCTTTTCAAGTTCAAGCAAGGTTTACCTGAGGGATGTCGCTACAGGCGTGAGGGTCTGTTGAGGGGTTACCAAGATATTATTAAGCAAGCAAAAGGGTAAAAGCAGCGATCCAGTCAAGCGTTCATGATTTACAATTAGACAAAGAAATAAGATGCACAAGAAGCGTCTTCAGCATGCTGTCATCTGACCAGCAACtattgcataataataataataataataataataatattgttttgcatACTAGACAGTACCTCTGGGTGGCCAAGTATTGTAATTGCTGCAGCAAATCTTATCTTCCTGTTTCCTTACAATTCTTctgttctctctctttctctctctctctctctctctctctgtccttttCCTTCCCTCTTGTCCTCTGCTTCCCTATTGTATGAAATATTACCAACCTCTCCTGCCAATGCCCATAACCCCGCCCTCCATTCCTCCCCttgcattttcatttcatttacttCTTGTTCCTTCCACCTGTTTCTGCACCTCATATTTCTCTGGTCCACACTTTGACTGCTCTGTTCCTGTCTCCCTGTTGCACTTTCTACTTCCCCTTTGCCTACATTGCCCCCTTTGTCCCTCTCACTTTCCATGCTTCCTTTTCCTTCTTTCTGATCCATCTGACCCAATTTCCTCACGATGCTCCTTCCCCCTCCACTTGACACAACCTTCCTTCTCTCCTCCCTCATCCCACCTCCTTCCTTTCTCTCCTCCCTCATCCCAtctcctccttcccctcctccctcatcccaCCTCCttccttcctctcctccctcatcCCACCTCCTTccttcccctcctccctcatcccaCCTcctttcctcctctcctccctcatccCACCTCCTTCCTTTCTCTCCTCCCTCATCCCACCTCCttccttcctctcctccctcatcccatctcctccttcccctcctccctcatcccaCCTCCTTTCATCCTCTCCTCCCTCATCCCACCTCCTTCCTTTCTCTCCTCCCTCATCCCAtctcctccttcccctcctccctcatcccaCCTCCttccttcctctcctccctcatcCCACCTCCttccttcctctcctccctcatcCCACCTCCTTccttcccctcctccctcatcccaCCTcctttcctcctctcctccctcatccCACCTCCTTccttcccctcctccctcatcccaCCTCCTTTCATCCTCTCCTCCCTCATCCCACCTCCTTCCTTTCTCTCCTCCCTCATCCCACCTCCttccttcctctcctccctcatcCCACCTCctttcctcccctcctccctcatcccaCCTCCttccttcctctcctccctcaccCCACCTCCttccttcctctcctccctcatcCCACCTCCttccttcctctcctccctcatcCCACCTCCTGCACCTCCTCCCTTGCAGAGCTCTCGATCACCCTCCTCGCTGTGGTAGTTATCGTGTGTGGCCTGGCCCTGGTGGcagtctttctctttctcttttggAAGCTCTGCTGGGTGCCCTGGAGGAACAAGGCCCTCTCGTCGAGCGACACCGGCCTCGCCCCGCCCTGCCAGGCCCCCGCTGGAGGCGGAGACTTTGAGAAGGACAGCATGGCGACGGACAAGCTCAAGGAGCAGAGCGGAATGGGCTTCCTGGAGGCAGCGGTGAAGATCAGCCACACCTCCCCGGATATCCCTGCTGAGGTGCAGCTCTCCATGAAGGGGCACATCATGAGGCACACCCGCATCCAGAGGCAGTCGACTGAGCCAGCCTCCTCCACAAGGTCAGAGCCCCGCTTCATACTGAACACCTGCAATACAATCAAACTGACCGCTCAACCAAACATACCTCTTCAAACCAGAAACGGGGCTCTGACCTGCTGTAAAATGCATGCAGTCTAGGACCAAGTTGAACGGTTCACCAGGCTTATGCTGTTCATCTTATTCCTAATATTAAAGATGTAGACCTTTTTCTGAACACAGTACACATGGTATACACCCTGATGTGTTAGTAACTTTGGGGTTATACTGCATGTTAGACTTCTTTATGTAGTGACTTCATTGAAAAGGTTCTAGCCTGTTTATCCTGGATAGATAGAATAAGGTTGTGTGTTGTTCCCATTAGACAAAAAAGTGACTCCCAGCTGTGGATGTTACCTTTCATCCAATACTCTGCAGTTTTGACTGCATCGAGTGAGACGAGAACTATGAGAATACTTGACGTGTACAATAACTGCTAATAATGGTTAGGACTGGAGCTAGGGTCAGGGCAATACAACTGAATTATATTCAGGGTGGTGTAATTAGTAAAGGATCATACAATGTCCCTACAATGTCACCTGTTATAAAGCTCAGAGTTTAGTGCTGTGATGATGTCTTGGATTGTAACCCCACAGGCACAGCTCTTTCAAGAGGCACCTCCCGCGGCAGATGCAGGTCTCCAGCCTGGACGACGACACGGACCTCCTGTATGTCAACGAGCAGCCCACCAGCATCGGTCGCATCAAGCCGGAGCTGTACAAGCAGAAATCTGTGGAGGCGGAGGAGTCCACCAAGGCCAACCTCAAGCCCTGCGGCACCATCAACTTCTCTCTCCAGTACGACTACGAGATCGAGGCGCTGGTCGTGCGCATCCTCAAGGCCTTAGACCTGCCCGCCAAGGACCTGTGCGGCAGCTCGGACCCATACGTCAAGATCTACCTGCTCCCCGACCGCAAGTGCAAGTTCCAGACGCGCGTGCATCGCAAGACCCTGAACCCCACCTTCGACGAGGCCTTCCACTTCCCCCTGCCCTACGAGGAGCTTGCCAACCGCAAGCTGCACCTCAGCGTCTTCGACTTCGACCGTTTCTCCAGGCACGACATGATCGGAGAGGTCATCCTGGAGAACCTGTTCGAGGCCTCCGACCTGTCGAGGGAGACGTCGCTCTGGAAGGACATCCAGTACGCCACCACGGTGAGATCGCTGCTTTCTATAATGGGCTCCGCTGGGGGAGGGGTGATGCTGGGGTTGGCACTTATTGTAGGACTGTCTGAGTTAGTATCCATGATACAGTATTGTTGAATTAGAGCCATTGCAGGCTGTGGGTTCGGTTGATCTAAAAATTGGTGAATCTGAATCCAGGCGTCCTTTTAAATCATTTCAAGAAGAGGGCTTGGACACTGCTCTATATTTTTGTCTTTGAACGTGAAAAGACGGGCTTGGTCCTAGTTTAATATTTACCTGTTGACCTCTCCCCCACCCGCATTCACTGTGCTGCACTCTCCTCATGCATGTGCGGAAGGCATGGAATAGCATTAGAATGCTGGCGTCTCACCGGTCATTGTGTGGCTTCACTCGGAGGTTCTGTTGCTATGAGGCTGTGAGCCAGTCGCCATGGTAACCTTGGAAGTTCCTTTATTGAGAATGAGCATTGTTGTGCGGTTATTCATTAAAAACCCATAAATATCCCTGTCAGCTGGGTCACAGGATTATAGATTTTGGTGCTGAATCTTTTTACtgatttttatttagtgtgtgtgtatataaagtaTGATAGCAGTCACAATCTCATTTGAGTCTCCcaagagtttaataataagacacacccgagcttgttgcctagacacactggggctgacactgctatgcaataggagtcttatttccatccctgctggaaagatatatatatatttttaaatcaaacttgATCCTTGTCGCTGGCACTAGCATGCGTGACCTACCTCCGCTAATGAAACTAACATATTGAATAGGAAACAAGCTCTCACCTCGCTGAGCATTTGTATCAGAAGCACAAAGACTtcttggaaacaaaaaaaaaaaacccaatccACCCAGGATTGttacattgtaacatttaatAACATGCCATTCGTTTCTCATTAAAGATGGAGCCAAATAACGCGCTACATCCAAAAATCAATGAGATCTCTCCCGTGAATCCGATTACAGCTTGGAGAATGCATTTCTGCAAATTGCATTTCAGTCTGCGAAGGACCCTGACCGGAACAAAAGGTCGCTTCAGCCGAGCGCCTGCGTGTTCTATTCACCAGTGAAGACCAGGACTGATTTTATAAAGTGTAGGTGATGCTGGCTCAAATGCGAGATGGttttcacattgctgtttgtCATTAGAAGAGTAGGTGGCACATTCATAATCTATCACACCCCTGGATCCAACCCAGCTGTTCGCAAGTGAAACTGACACGCGATTCTGCACAATGGCTTAAGAGCTGAATGACATGcaattatttcatttataatgaCCCCCTGCTTTCACCGCTTAATTCCCCCTTCAAATTGctcctgtactgtactgtgctatgCTTGCTGTTGATGCAGGTGGTGGTGATTCACTTCTACATGGTTCTGATCTAATTGTGATGTAGGCTGAGCTGCACGTCACTGATATACTGGTTCAGTTACAGTTGTCTTTTCTTTCTCTGGCTGTCTCAGACTGAATTAATTTCTGCCAGCCCAGCTGAATTTAGTGGTGCCCAGGCTGTTTGTATTAACAAGCATTGGTATTCAGACAGCTACAGCTCAGGTCAGTGTGTCTCACCTAATCCGATTAGAGGATCGGGTACTGTGACACTGAATATACAAGGAGCCACCCTCTCCTAACTccttcattttaataaaaagtctttcatcattatttatatatagcgcctttcatagtcgCAATGGAACTTCATTACGGGAATCGTAGAATGCAGCAGCACAGGGTGTAAGCAGTTTCATATTCAAGCTATCAAGTTAATAATGCTGGAAAAGTACTGTGAGTTATTTCACGTGATCcgggaaacagcacagcaaggtccaatacatcttcCAGGTATTGTAACTGTTTTATATGGACGTGATACTGGCTCTTGAAGAAGGACTCTTGCAGATCTAACCTGTCTTACACCAAGTCGAATCTCTTCAAAATAGCCACTAACCTTTTATccagaagtaaaataaataaataaaaatattatgaaATGAACAGATCTATCAATATCTTCTTTCTGAACTGTGTGTGCTGGAGGCCGGCTCGTTTTATCCCACTCAGTGCACAAGTGGCCAGACGGAGATAGCACTGATAATAAATCAATCCAGCCCCAGACTGCACACAATGATAGCTGGGACGGGCCGCCCTGCTCCTGTCCTGATTAGAGGGAAGgtattgattttcagtttgttaGCTCTCTCGCTTATCACCTTATTAAACGAGTTGGGGGGGATGGATCTAGGATGGGTAACCATGTGGACCAGATTCACCAGCTATTTATTCACATCAAAATGCATTCTTCAGTTAATTCAAGTGCTCAAGGTTGCCCACGTTGTGATTTGTTGTATAACCTCATCCCTTTTTATTTGACTTTCACAGATAATGGTGAAAGTATAAAAACCGTTGATAAACCTACCCCACCCTGCTCATCAGTTACTGCACCTGAGAAATGAAACTCTGTTTCTTTTGTAGCGACCCAACTAAGAAAACCCAATCCAAGCAGCTTTTACCCTGCATTTAGAGTTATGTTAAGTGATTCTTCTCTtgaatttgacatttaaaaacaagattaaaatgCATCAAGTTGTTAGCTGTAAAACTCCcttccatttatacagtttttactggagcaatctaggtaaagtaccttgctcaagggtacagcagcagtgtcccccacctgggattgaacccacgaccctccgctcaagagtccagagccctaaccactactccacactgcttagcCAACTAATCTTCTACTAAAACACATACATAACAATTCATAATTgttttatgattatgattattgttcTTATTGGAATGATGATTGCACAGTACGCTACATGTTGGTGTATCCGAGTCCCAGTCTGGTTTTTGACAGGAGGTCTATGCTAAGCTCTGGATGGATTACAGCCTGTGATCTCTGCACTCTCGCCTCACTGCACTCCTCGTCATTTCTCCACGGCGACACATTCATCACAGAGATGCTAACCCGTCCCGGAGCCTGGGAGAGAGCTCAGTAATCTTGTAGTTGTTGCTGAAGTGGCAGAAAGCAGTTAGGCTCTTGCACACTGCGCTCGTTTTTATTGAGCAAGCCCGATTTGCCGCAGACACAAAATGGACCTTTTAATTGGTGCCATAAAGTATGCTGTGACACACGGGTGCAAGAGGCCGGCCCAGGCTTTCATTTTAATGGAGACGTAACTGGGTTATATTACGAGGCAGTGCTGTCAAATAAAACTACGTTACACGCGTCTGACAGCAACGACAACTTCAGAGCAGCATCTTAACACACACTTAGCAAAGCCTTTATCTATTGCATACAATGGGGTTCCAATTGAGACACACAAGTATTTGCTACATGTAGCGGGTGCTTCCAATTTTTTGTCCAACCGTTGTATAAATCTATAACCAGTAATGAATGCCTCGGACAGTTGTGATGAAGGTTTGCTTAAGAGGCAGTTCAACCCCTTTATCATAACTATCAGTGATTTGAAGAGGAATGTGCTACTCTTCCTTCCTGAGCTAATGCATCATGTCAAAGTGGTTCATGTTTCAGCTCGCGTCGACCACGGGAAAGCACT
The sequence above is drawn from the Acipenser ruthenus chromosome 29, fAciRut3.2 maternal haplotype, whole genome shotgun sequence genome and encodes:
- the LOC117426478 gene encoding synaptotagmin-6-like isoform X2; its protein translation is MLCCVRGQSTSSLIFATRKAPAWTSKPAGTSCCCRRTRALVSPIQLCWVPWRNKALSSSDTGLAPPCQAPAGGGDFEKDSMATDKLKEQSGMGFLEAAVKISHTSPDIPAEVQLSMKGHIMRHTRIQRQSTEPASSTRHSSFKRHLPRQMQVSSLDDDTDLLYVNEQPTSIGRIKPELYKQKSVEAEESTKANLKPCGTINFSLQYDYEIEALVVRILKALDLPAKDLCGSSDPYVKIYLLPDRKCKFQTRVHRKTLNPTFDEAFHFPLPYEELANRKLHLSVFDFDRFSRHDMIGEVILENLFEASDLSRETSLWKDIQYATTESVDLGEIMFSLCYLPTAGRLTLTVIKCRNLKAMDITGYSDPYVKVSLLCDGRRLKKKKTTIKKNTLNPTYNEAIIFDIPPENMDQVSLLISVMDYDRVGHNEIIGVNRVGITAEGLGRDHWNEMLAYPRKPIAHWHSLVESKKSVKEWQGRTASFDSQCSCPSPKPPATP
- the LOC117426478 gene encoding synaptotagmin-6-like isoform X4, giving the protein MNYPKKNHKLCWVPWRNKALSSSDTGLAPPCQAPAGGGDFEKDSMATDKLKEQSGMGFLEAAVKISHTSPDIPAEVQLSMKGHIMRHTRIQRQSTEPASSTRHSSFKRHLPRQMQVSSLDDDTDLLYVNEQPTSIGRIKPELYKQKSVEAEESTKANLKPCGTINFSLQYDYEIEALVVRILKALDLPAKDLCGSSDPYVKIYLLPDRKCKFQTRVHRKTLNPTFDEAFHFPLPYEELANRKLHLSVFDFDRFSRHDMIGEVILENLFEASDLSRETSLWKDIQYATTESVDLGEIMFSLCYLPTAGRLTLTVIKCRNLKAMDITGYSDPYVKVSLLCDGRRLKKKKTTIKKNTLNPTYNEAIIFDIPPENMDQVSLLISVMDYDRVGHNEIIGVNRVGITAEGLGRDHWNEMLAYPRKPIAHWHSLVESKKSVKEWQGRTASFDSQCSCPSPKPPATP
- the LOC117426478 gene encoding synaptotagmin-6-like isoform X3, which codes for MCLCGVCNFQLCWVPWRNKALSSSDTGLAPPCQAPAGGGDFEKDSMATDKLKEQSGMGFLEAAVKISHTSPDIPAEVQLSMKGHIMRHTRIQRQSTEPASSTRHSSFKRHLPRQMQVSSLDDDTDLLYVNEQPTSIGRIKPELYKQKSVEAEESTKANLKPCGTINFSLQYDYEIEALVVRILKALDLPAKDLCGSSDPYVKIYLLPDRKCKFQTRVHRKTLNPTFDEAFHFPLPYEELANRKLHLSVFDFDRFSRHDMIGEVILENLFEASDLSRETSLWKDIQYATTESVDLGEIMFSLCYLPTAGRLTLTVIKCRNLKAMDITGYSDPYVKVSLLCDGRRLKKKKTTIKKNTLNPTYNEAIIFDIPPENMDQVSLLISVMDYDRVGHNEIIGVNRVGITAEGLGRDHWNEMLAYPRKPIAHWHSLVESKKSVKEWQGRTASFDSQCSCPSPKPPATP
- the LOC117426478 gene encoding synaptotagmin-6-like isoform X1, producing the protein MSGLREEHAVLCQRAVHLITDLCHKKSPSLDLETCRDFLLLPSDQSPSITDPELSITLLAVVVIVCGLALVAVFLFLFWKLCWVPWRNKALSSSDTGLAPPCQAPAGGGDFEKDSMATDKLKEQSGMGFLEAAVKISHTSPDIPAEVQLSMKGHIMRHTRIQRQSTEPASSTRHSSFKRHLPRQMQVSSLDDDTDLLYVNEQPTSIGRIKPELYKQKSVEAEESTKANLKPCGTINFSLQYDYEIEALVVRILKALDLPAKDLCGSSDPYVKIYLLPDRKCKFQTRVHRKTLNPTFDEAFHFPLPYEELANRKLHLSVFDFDRFSRHDMIGEVILENLFEASDLSRETSLWKDIQYATTESVDLGEIMFSLCYLPTAGRLTLTVIKCRNLKAMDITGYSDPYVKVSLLCDGRRLKKKKTTIKKNTLNPTYNEAIIFDIPPENMDQVSLLISVMDYDRVGHNEIIGVNRVGITAEGLGRDHWNEMLAYPRKPIAHWHSLVESKKSVKEWQGRTASFDSQCSCPSPKPPATP